Proteins encoded by one window of Conger conger chromosome 1, fConCon1.1, whole genome shotgun sequence:
- the LOC133130570 gene encoding tribbles homolog 2-like, translating into MNIQRSNPIYISRYGRSRHKTNDHEEPSYLRAVEPTQSFSPNLGSPSPPEATNSLHSISRIGKYLLLELIEGDHVFRAAHLHSGEELVCKLFDITRYQESLAAYFCLPAHENINQIVEILLGDTKAYVFFERSHGDMHSFVRSCKKLREDEAARLFYQMASAVAHCHDNGLVLRDVKLRKFVFKYEDRSVVMLDSLEDACVLCGEDDSLSSKHGCPAYVSPEVLSSGGSYSGRPADVWSLGVMLYTMLVGRYPFHDLEPGSLFSKIRRGHFSLPESLTPKARCLIRSILRRDPAQRLTSRDILEHPWLSGSGLGGESREPSDQMVPDVSAGEEARA; encoded by the exons ATGAACATACAGCGGTCAAATCCTATTTACATATCGCGTTATGGCAGATCTAGACATAAAACCAACGATCACGAAGAACCGTCTTATTTGAGAGCCGTCGAACCAACTCAAAGCTTCAGTCCTAATTTAGGATCTCCAAGTCCCCCAGAGGCGACAAATTCTCTGCACAGCATCTCTCGCATTGGGAAGTACCTATTGTTGGAGCTTATCGAGGGAGACCACGTTTTCAGGGCTGCTCACCTACACAGCGGAGAAGAGCTCGTGTGTAAG ctgTTTGACATCACTAGGTATCAGGAATCATTGGCAGCATACTTTTGCCTGCCAGCGCACGAAAATATCAACCAAATAGTGGAGATTCTTCTTGGAGACACAAAAGCCTACGTATTCTTCGAGAGGAGCCATGGTGATATGCACTCATTTGTGCGGTCCTGCAAAAAACTGCGCGAAGACGAGGCCGCGAGACTATTCTATCAGATGGCTTCCGCCGTAGCACATTGTCACGACAATGGACTTGTGCTGAGGGACGTCAAGCTGAGGAAATTTGTCTTTAAGTATGAGGATAG GAGTGTGGTCATGCTGGACAGCCTGGAGGACGCGTGCGTATTGTGCGGGGAGGACGACTCGCTCTCCAGCAAACACGGTTGCCCGGCCTACGTCAGCCCGGAGGTCCTGAGCAGCGGAGGCAGCTATTCAGGCCGCCCGGCGGACGTGTGGAGCCTGGGCGTCATGCTGTACACCATGCTCGTGGGCCGATACCCCTTCCACGACCTGGAGCCCGGCTCCCTGTTCAGCAAGATCCGGCGGGGGCACTTCAGCCTGCCGGAGAGCCTGACGCCCAAGGCCCGCTGCCTGATCCGCAGCATCCTCCGGCGGGACCCGGCCCAGCGCCTCACCTCCCGCGACATCTTAGAACACCCCTGGCTCTCGGGTTCGGGGCTCGGCGGCGAAAGCAGGGAGCCCTCGGATCAGATGGTTCCGGACGTGAGCGCGGGGGAAGAAGCGCGCGCTTGA